The genomic DNA GACGTGCGGAACTCGCACGGTTGGCGCGCGTTCTGCGGCCAGCTGCGCGCGCATATCGAGGCAGGCGAGACGGACTTCGAGATCGAGGTGAACCAGGAGACGGCAACCGGCACGCTGCTGTGGACGATGGCGCGGTGCCGTCACGACGCGCGGCGCGGCACGGTCACCTGCCTCGTGCTGGACGTCAGCTCGTGGATGGACACCTCCGAGCGCCTGCGCATGAGCGAGGACGCGTTTCGCATCGCCGCGCAGATGAGCGGCAAGAACATCGCCACGTTCGACCTGGCCGACCGCGCGCTCACCATGCAGGGCGCGGTGGAGGGCTACCTGACGGCGCCCGCGCGCATGGTGAACGTGCCCGACAGCGCCATCGCCGCCGGCATGATCGCGCCTGAGCACGTGGAGCTGTACCGGTCGCTGTACCGCGACATGGAGACGGGCGTGCCGCGCGGGGGCGTCATGCTGCGCATGCGGGACTTCGACACGCGGCGGTTCCGCTGGTACCAGGTCGATTACTCGCTCGTGTTCGACGGCGAGAACCGTCCGGTGTACGCCGTCGTCGCGTTCGGCGACACCACCGAGCGGCACGAGCGCGAGCTGGTGCAAAAGGCGCGGGCCGAGCGCGACGCGCTCACGGGCGTGCTGAACCGCGCGACGTTCGAGGACGGTTGCACGCGCATCATCGAGCGGTCCGAAGTCGACCACGGGCACGCGCTCATCATGGCCGACCTCGACCGCTTCAAGACGACGAACGACCGCTACGGCCACGTGGCGGGCGACCGCGTGATC from Eggerthella lenta DSM 2243 includes the following:
- a CDS encoding sensor domain-containing diguanylate cyclase; amino-acid sequence: MARVRYEAGAVEPLYANDEFFSLLGYQRRSPDDFYPLDVRNSHGWRAFCGQLRAHIEAGETDFEIEVNQETATGTLLWTMARCRHDARRGTVTCLVLDVSSWMDTSERLRMSEDAFRIAAQMSGKNIATFDLADRALTMQGAVEGYLTAPARMVNVPDSAIAAGMIAPEHVELYRSLYRDMETGVPRGGVMLRMRDFDTRRFRWYQVDYSLVFDGENRPVYAVVAFGDTTERHERELVQKARAERDALTGVLNRATFEDGCTRIIERSEVDHGHALIMADLDRFKTTNDRYGHVAGDRVIVESVAGVVSAVRDDDLVGRVGGDEFMVCLRGISSHLMVEAVAQRMCAAVREAAEASDDDHGPVSISLGIALYPQDGVTYEELYRKADKALYCAKRAGGGTYAFYRDEPAAS